Proteins from a genomic interval of Pseudodesulfovibrio nedwellii:
- the hisI gene encoding phosphoribosyl-AMP cyclohydrolase, with protein sequence MIRPDFEKMDGMIPAIAQDAETGEVLMMAYMNEEAWDKTLETGEAHYWSRSRKTLWHKGGTSGHTQKVKSIRIDCDDDTLVLLIDQIGGAACHMGYRSCFFRELKDGEVKECSPVVFDPKEVYK encoded by the coding sequence ATGATCAGACCAGATTTCGAAAAAATGGACGGAATGATCCCGGCCATTGCACAGGACGCCGAGACCGGCGAAGTCCTGATGATGGCCTATATGAATGAAGAAGCATGGGATAAAACCCTGGAAACTGGCGAGGCTCATTATTGGAGCCGCAGCCGTAAGACGCTATGGCATAAGGGCGGTACCTCGGGCCATACACAGAAGGTGAAGTCTATCCGCATTGATTGCGACGACGACACTTTGGTGCTTCTCATCGACCAGATCGGCGGCGCGGCTTGTCACATGGGCTACCGCTCCTGCTTTTTCCGTGAACTCAAAGACGGCGAAGTCAAAGAATGCTCCCCCGTCGTTTTCGACCCCAAAGAGGTATATAAATAA
- a CDS encoding substrate-binding periplasmic protein: MKRNIITIVCITLLLTAVIPPTSFAAGYPEWQAPKTCIFGMPYIGSAVRKGNTGLITDILIRVYETEGYELVHQELPYNRAIDELLSGTIHCTLDIEDTRQKVLQSKQAIIIYDLAAVYLQTHTFKGIQSLAGKKVAYLHGYEMDHLFPVKFKPRQAYDLSSAIQMLDRGHIDYVIDDETLLKEAIFEAKLPSTEFDITYIASMKSHPIFAPTDEGRKFRDIYDRRIPEMIATGELQDILRAHGVTEESIEKLIKANAR, translated from the coding sequence GTGAAAAGAAATATAATTACAATCGTATGTATAACCTTGCTTCTGACGGCGGTCATACCCCCAACGTCCTTTGCAGCCGGTTACCCGGAATGGCAGGCTCCAAAAACCTGTATTTTCGGCATGCCATACATCGGTAGTGCCGTCAGAAAAGGAAACACGGGACTGATCACTGACATACTTATCCGCGTATACGAGACAGAAGGCTATGAACTTGTTCACCAGGAATTGCCGTACAACCGCGCAATCGACGAGCTTCTTTCCGGGACCATCCACTGTACCTTGGACATTGAGGACACCCGCCAAAAAGTTTTGCAGAGCAAGCAGGCTATTATCATTTATGATCTGGCGGCGGTTTATCTTCAAACACACACATTCAAAGGGATACAATCCTTGGCCGGGAAAAAAGTCGCGTATCTGCATGGATACGAAATGGATCATTTGTTTCCGGTTAAATTCAAACCTCGGCAGGCCTATGACCTGAGTTCCGCCATTCAGATGCTCGACAGGGGACACATTGATTATGTTATCGATGACGAAACGCTGCTCAAAGAGGCCATATTCGAAGCCAAGCTCCCATCCACGGAATTTGACATCACCTATATTGCAAGCATGAAATCCCATCCAATATTCGCCCCCACGGATGAAGGCCGCAAGTTTCGTGATATCTACGACCGTCGGATACCAGAAATGATCGCCACCGGAGAGCTTCAGGATATCCTGCGAGCACACGGAGTCACCGAAGAAAGTATTGAAAAATTGATCAAGGCAAACGCCAGGTAA
- the hisG gene encoding ATP phosphoribosyltransferase, whose protein sequence is MSDQFLRLGVPKGSLQDATLKLFRKAGWNIKLHDRNYFPDIDDDRIKCSLARAQEMSMYVENGTFDVGLTGMDWIKENKSDVVIVDDLIYSKVSNSKARWVLCVKGDSPYKRPEDLDGKKISTELVGFTKEYFASQNINVDVSFSWGTTEAKVVEDLCDGIVEITETGTTIKANGLRIIAELMQTNTQLIANKDAWEDPKKRKLIKEINLLLQGALKAEKMVGLKMNLPKEKLADLNGSLPSLNSPTVAELQDTNWLSVEIMVEEQVVRDLIPRLVEFGAEGIIEYPLNKVI, encoded by the coding sequence ATGTCTGATCAATTTCTCCGACTCGGTGTTCCCAAAGGCTCTCTGCAAGACGCAACCTTGAAGCTGTTTAGAAAAGCTGGCTGGAATATCAAGCTGCACGATCGTAATTATTTCCCGGACATCGATGATGATCGTATCAAATGCTCACTTGCCCGTGCACAGGAAATGTCCATGTACGTCGAGAATGGTACTTTTGATGTCGGTTTGACCGGTATGGATTGGATCAAGGAAAACAAGTCTGATGTGGTTATCGTTGACGACTTGATTTATTCCAAGGTGTCCAATAGCAAAGCCCGCTGGGTGCTGTGCGTCAAGGGTGATTCCCCGTATAAGCGTCCTGAAGATCTGGATGGCAAGAAGATCTCCACGGAACTGGTTGGTTTCACCAAGGAATACTTTGCTTCCCAGAATATCAATGTGGACGTCTCTTTTTCCTGGGGCACCACCGAAGCCAAGGTCGTTGAAGACCTGTGTGACGGTATTGTCGAGATCACAGAGACCGGCACCACCATCAAGGCCAATGGATTGCGTATCATCGCTGAGTTGATGCAGACCAATACGCAGCTCATTGCCAACAAGGACGCATGGGAAGATCCCAAGAAGCGTAAGCTCATCAAGGAGATCAACCTGTTGTTGCAGGGTGCTCTCAAGGCCGAGAAAATGGTTGGTCTCAAGATGAACCTGCCCAAGGAAAAACTGGCTGATTTGAATGGTTCTTTGCCGTCCCTTAATTCTCCCACTGTGGCCGAGTTGCAGGATACCAATTGGCTGTCAGTTGAAATCATGGTTGAAGAACAGGTGGTTCGTGATTTGATTCCTCGTCTCGTCGAGTTTGGGGCAGAGGGGATTATTGAATATCCTTTGAATAAGGTTATTTAA
- a CDS encoding methyltransferase domain-containing protein codes for MDEYGCTARLYDPIVGPALRPIHTAIVDALLLAKVDCMVDLCCGTGMLAGIAASSGINTTGVDISRTMLDVARKKRPNATFIHGDATNLSFPDNTFNAATISFALHEKPQVLGVAIVTEARRVVRPGGCLIIADYLAPPADSAVWTGWIIRLVERIAGKEHHQLFHEYMAAGCMNEFFRHIGINGRLIRNNLNGWAGIYRVEC; via the coding sequence ATGGATGAATACGGATGCACAGCCAGGCTGTACGACCCGATTGTCGGTCCCGCTCTACGTCCCATTCACACCGCAATAGTTGATGCGCTGTTACTCGCAAAGGTTGATTGCATGGTGGACCTCTGTTGCGGCACAGGGATGCTTGCCGGAATAGCGGCGTCTTCTGGAATAAATACCACCGGAGTAGACATTTCCCGGACCATGCTTGATGTGGCTCGCAAAAAACGGCCGAACGCCACGTTCATTCATGGCGACGCCACAAATCTTTCCTTTCCCGACAACACTTTCAACGCTGCAACCATCAGTTTTGCCCTCCATGAAAAGCCACAGGTTCTCGGTGTCGCCATAGTGACAGAAGCTCGCCGTGTCGTACGCCCAGGAGGATGCCTCATCATTGCCGATTACCTTGCCCCGCCTGCTGACAGCGCAGTGTGGACCGGTTGGATCATCCGTCTGGTGGAACGAATTGCAGGCAAGGAACATCATCAACTTTTCCATGAATATATGGCGGCTGGATGTATGAACGAATTTTTTCGACACATCGGAATAAATGGTCGACTGATTCGAAATAATCTTAACGGATGGGCGGGTATCTACCGTGTTGAATGTTAA
- the cooS gene encoding anaerobic carbon-monoxide dehydrogenase catalytic subunit: protein MAKEPRPIDELTIWDDAKAMLKKARREGVETVHDRLDQQTPHCKFCELGTTCRNCTMGPCRVSEKRPRGVCGADADVIVARNFGRFVTGGAAGHSDHGRDLIEVLEAIVEGEAPDYKITDEGKLFRLAGEVGIETEGRELMAVAEDLMECFFADFGSRKKSVSLLSRVPEVRKEKWAKLGMTPRGVDREIAEMMHRTHMGCDNDAPNTLIHAARTALADGWGGSMIGTELSDVIFGTPTPKMSTANLAVIKEDKVNLLVHGHNPVVSEMILAAAREPEMVARAKELGATGINVAGLCCTGNELLMRQGIPMAGNHLMTELAIITGAVEAVVVDYQCIMPSLVQISGCYHTKFIDTANKARFTGAIHFDFQPRTAMKQAREIVSIAIEAFAERDAGRVEIPGEPIEIMTGFSNEAVIEALGGTLDPLVKAIADGDIRGAVGIVGCNNPKIKHDSLNVGLTKELIKKDILVIVTGCVTTAAGKAGLLVPEAIEMAGPGLKKICGALGIPPVLHYGSCVDNSRIIQLCAALANELGVDISDLPVGASSPEWYSEKAAAIGLYAVASGIYTHLGHPPNILGSETVTNLAVSGLEDLVGASFFIEPDAVKTAEMFDERIKAKRKGLGLSE from the coding sequence ATGGCTAAAGAACCGAGACCTATTGACGAACTGACTATTTGGGACGACGCGAAAGCAATGCTCAAAAAGGCCAGAAGGGAAGGCGTTGAAACTGTCCATGATCGTTTGGATCAGCAAACGCCTCATTGCAAATTTTGTGAACTTGGTACCACTTGTCGCAACTGTACCATGGGGCCGTGTCGCGTCAGCGAAAAGCGTCCCCGTGGAGTGTGTGGCGCAGATGCTGATGTTATCGTTGCCCGTAACTTTGGCCGGTTTGTGACGGGTGGCGCAGCTGGCCATTCCGATCATGGCCGTGATCTCATCGAGGTACTGGAGGCCATTGTCGAGGGCGAGGCTCCTGACTACAAGATTACCGATGAAGGCAAGCTGTTCAGGTTGGCCGGTGAAGTCGGTATTGAGACTGAAGGTCGTGAACTCATGGCCGTGGCTGAGGATCTCATGGAATGTTTCTTTGCCGATTTTGGCTCTCGCAAGAAATCTGTTTCGCTGCTGTCTCGTGTACCGGAAGTCCGCAAGGAAAAATGGGCAAAGCTCGGCATGACTCCGCGCGGTGTTGACCGTGAAATTGCCGAGATGATGCACCGCACTCATATGGGCTGCGACAACGATGCACCGAACACGCTTATTCACGCTGCCCGAACTGCTCTGGCTGATGGCTGGGGTGGTTCTATGATCGGAACCGAGCTTTCTGATGTTATCTTCGGCACACCCACTCCCAAGATGTCCACGGCTAATCTCGCGGTCATCAAGGAAGACAAGGTCAACCTGCTCGTTCATGGTCATAACCCAGTCGTCTCCGAGATGATTTTGGCCGCAGCACGTGAGCCGGAAATGGTGGCGCGTGCCAAAGAACTTGGTGCTACTGGTATTAATGTGGCCGGTCTTTGTTGTACCGGTAACGAGCTGCTCATGCGTCAGGGTATCCCCATGGCGGGCAATCATCTCATGACCGAGTTGGCGATTATCACCGGGGCTGTCGAGGCCGTTGTGGTAGACTACCAGTGTATTATGCCGAGTCTTGTACAGATATCCGGCTGCTATCACACCAAATTCATCGATACGGCCAACAAGGCGCGTTTCACTGGTGCCATTCATTTTGATTTCCAGCCGCGTACGGCCATGAAGCAGGCGCGGGAAATCGTGTCCATCGCTATTGAGGCCTTTGCCGAGCGCGATGCTGGGCGCGTGGAAATTCCCGGAGAACCCATCGAAATCATGACTGGATTTTCCAACGAAGCCGTGATTGAAGCCTTGGGCGGCACCCTCGATCCGTTGGTCAAAGCCATTGCCGATGGCGATATTCGTGGTGCGGTGGGTATTGTTGGTTGCAACAATCCCAAGATCAAGCACGACTCCCTCAACGTCGGACTGACCAAGGAACTGATCAAGAAGGATATCCTCGTCATCGTCACAGGATGTGTCACCACGGCCGCAGGCAAGGCTGGTCTTCTTGTGCCAGAAGCCATCGAGATGGCTGGTCCCGGTCTGAAGAAAATCTGTGGTGCGCTCGGTATTCCACCGGTTCTGCATTACGGTTCCTGTGTGGATAATTCCCGTATCATTCAATTGTGCGCTGCTTTGGCCAATGAGCTGGGTGTGGACATCTCTGATTTGCCCGTGGGTGCATCGTCGCCTGAATGGTATTCGGAAAAGGCTGCTGCCATTGGTCTCTATGCTGTGGCATCAGGTATTTATACCCATCTTGGACATCCGCCGAATATCCTTGGTTCCGAAACCGTTACCAATCTGGCTGTGTCCGGTCTGGAAGATTTGGTTGGCGCGTCCTTCTTTATCGAACCCGATGCGGTTAAGACCGCCGAAATGTTCGATGAACGCATCAAAGCCAAGCGTAAAGGTCTTGGGTTGAGCGAATAA
- a CDS encoding Crp/Fnr family transcriptional regulator, producing MKFSGVNLLDELERPELAELRAVFNERSFFKGNVIFRPDEPENRVFVIAKGRVRVYLAYEDKEFTLAILGPGDLYSTHAGCFIQAFEDATLLAADVQSVKRWMAEVPLFTRTMVRVLGHILQNSFSIIGGLAFKDIYNRLMEYILREVRDTGVPEDGGLVLKFDLTIEQLAQLMGASRQTVSTLLNDMERAGLMEKRGRGEYLIPDVDALERAVGE from the coding sequence ATGAAATTTTCTGGCGTGAATTTGCTTGATGAATTGGAACGTCCCGAATTGGCTGAACTCCGGGCTGTGTTTAATGAACGTTCTTTTTTCAAAGGCAATGTCATTTTTCGGCCTGATGAACCGGAGAACAGAGTCTTCGTCATCGCCAAGGGACGCGTCCGAGTCTATCTGGCTTATGAGGATAAGGAATTTACTTTAGCCATTCTTGGCCCTGGGGATTTGTATTCGACCCATGCAGGGTGTTTTATTCAGGCCTTCGAGGATGCCACATTGCTGGCTGCCGATGTTCAGTCCGTAAAACGGTGGATGGCCGAAGTGCCACTCTTTACGCGAACCATGGTCCGGGTTCTCGGCCATATTTTGCAGAATTCATTTTCTATTATTGGTGGCCTAGCTTTTAAGGATATTTATAATCGCCTTATGGAGTACATCCTTCGCGAAGTTCGTGACACAGGAGTGCCTGAAGATGGTGGCCTTGTGCTTAAATTTGATTTGACCATTGAGCAACTCGCGCAGCTCATGGGAGCTTCCCGACAGACTGTTTCTACGTTGCTCAACGATATGGAGCGTGCTGGTCTCATGGAAAAACGTGGGCGCGGAGAGTATCTCATCCCAGATGTGGATGCGTTGGAACGAGCTGTCGGCGAGTGA
- a CDS encoding DegT/DnrJ/EryC1/StrS family aminotransferase, whose translation MPVRSKDNFLVFGAPRIEQAEIDEVVDSMKSGWLGTGPKVARFEKDFSSYLGSGHAAACNSCTAALHLSLVALGLKPGDEVITTPLTFCASVNAIIHAGCTPVLADINPRTMNIDPDCIREKITSRTRAILPVHFAGRSCDMDPIMALAEEFDLKVVEDCAHAIETTYKGQHAGTFGDFGCFSFYVTKNVCTGEGGMVMARTEEDIQNVKVLGLHGMSADAWKRFSDDGYKHYEVIHAGFKYNMMDIQAAIGIHQLKRVEENFIRRCEIWDMYQEAFKPLTVGQPAPEEPNTRHARHLYTLMLDPVPCGIDRDEFIMRMTRQNIGTGVHYLAVPEHPYYREHYGWKLEDTPHAVALGRQTVSLPLSAKLTDNDVADVIEAVKLCLED comes from the coding sequence ATGCCCGTTCGTTCAAAAGATAATTTCCTGGTATTCGGTGCACCTCGTATTGAGCAGGCCGAAATTGATGAAGTCGTTGATTCCATGAAATCAGGTTGGCTTGGCACCGGCCCCAAAGTAGCCCGCTTTGAAAAGGACTTCTCCTCCTACCTCGGTTCAGGTCACGCCGCTGCCTGCAACTCCTGCACGGCTGCGCTGCACCTGAGTCTGGTAGCTCTCGGCCTCAAACCCGGCGATGAAGTCATTACCACACCCCTCACTTTCTGCGCCTCGGTTAACGCCATTATTCATGCCGGATGCACGCCTGTTTTGGCAGACATCAATCCCAGGACCATGAACATCGACCCCGACTGCATCCGTGAAAAAATCACGAGCCGCACTCGTGCGATTCTGCCCGTTCACTTTGCTGGACGCTCCTGCGATATGGACCCCATCATGGCCCTTGCCGAAGAATTTGACCTCAAAGTAGTCGAAGACTGCGCACACGCAATTGAGACGACCTACAAAGGACAACACGCCGGAACCTTCGGAGACTTCGGTTGCTTTTCCTTTTACGTGACCAAAAATGTCTGCACAGGTGAAGGCGGTATGGTCATGGCTCGCACCGAAGAAGACATTCAAAACGTCAAGGTTCTCGGACTACATGGTATGTCAGCTGACGCCTGGAAACGTTTTTCTGACGACGGGTACAAGCATTACGAAGTGATACACGCCGGATTCAAATACAATATGATGGACATTCAAGCTGCAATTGGCATCCATCAACTGAAACGGGTTGAAGAAAACTTCATCCGCCGTTGCGAAATTTGGGATATGTATCAAGAAGCGTTCAAACCATTAACAGTTGGTCAACCTGCCCCCGAAGAACCAAACACCCGCCATGCACGTCATCTGTACACACTGATGCTGGACCCGGTCCCCTGTGGCATTGACCGTGACGAGTTCATCATGCGCATGACACGACAAAATATTGGTACAGGCGTTCATTATTTGGCTGTTCCCGAGCATCCTTATTACCGCGAACACTACGGGTGGAAGCTGGAAGACACTCCACACGCCGTAGCCCTCGGACGCCAAACCGTCAGCCTTCCACTGTCAGCCAAATTGACCGACAACGATGTCGCTGATGTCATCGAGGCCGTCAAACTCTGCCTAGAGGACTAA
- a CDS encoding DUF3089 domain-containing protein: MRRLATLISVALTLLLLATHALAGTQLPPFSAKNVPAAPDYTEHASWLSLPENPNTHPVDIFWVYPTILHDDTHWLMPPDNTQLQKAAATSLTTQASVFSNQANLYAPLYRQMNMAALSLPQKDVESLISYGMEDVWQAFTYYLKNFNQGRPFILAGHSQGSDILIELLIKHWGQLGVEKNLVAAYIIGWSITPDDLAHNPALNMCKNATQTGCFISYNSVAPGKQSVAPTIRTGGIVTNPLSWTIDGGFVPAECNIGSVFFNDDGTTTTVPHFTSAQSKESGLVVQPADMKLVSIDLESFPEGVYHFYDYSLFYENIKQNVHDRIEAFTRH, from the coding sequence ATGCGCCGACTTGCCACACTCATAAGCGTTGCTCTAACGCTTCTCTTGCTCGCCACACATGCTCTGGCCGGAACGCAATTGCCGCCCTTCTCCGCCAAGAATGTACCGGCTGCGCCTGATTATACTGAGCACGCAAGTTGGCTCTCACTCCCGGAAAACCCAAACACGCACCCCGTGGATATCTTCTGGGTTTATCCGACGATTCTCCATGACGATACCCATTGGCTTATGCCGCCGGACAACACACAGTTGCAAAAGGCCGCCGCAACGTCACTGACAACACAGGCTAGTGTCTTCTCAAATCAGGCCAACCTGTACGCCCCACTTTACCGCCAAATGAACATGGCAGCGCTTTCGCTCCCGCAAAAAGATGTCGAAAGCCTAATCAGCTATGGAATGGAAGATGTATGGCAGGCGTTCACCTATTATTTGAAGAACTTCAATCAGGGACGCCCTTTCATTCTGGCCGGACACAGCCAAGGCTCTGACATACTGATTGAACTTCTCATCAAGCACTGGGGGCAACTTGGAGTAGAGAAGAACCTAGTTGCCGCCTACATTATCGGCTGGTCCATCACACCGGACGATCTAGCTCATAACCCAGCTCTGAACATGTGCAAAAACGCGACACAAACAGGGTGCTTCATTTCCTATAATTCCGTTGCTCCCGGCAAACAGAGTGTCGCACCGACCATTCGCACCGGCGGAATTGTCACAAACCCACTCAGTTGGACTATCGATGGTGGATTTGTCCCCGCTGAGTGCAACATCGGCTCTGTCTTTTTCAATGATGACGGGACTACGACAACAGTCCCGCACTTTACCTCTGCCCAAAGCAAAGAATCTGGCCTTGTTGTCCAACCCGCTGACATGAAGTTAGTTTCAATCGATCTGGAATCATTCCCTGAAGGGGTCTATCACTTCTACGATTATTCCCTGTTTTATGAAAATATAAAACAAAACGTCCATGATCGTATTGAAGCCTTTACGCGTCATTAA
- a CDS encoding ArsA-related P-loop ATPase, translating into MKIAFAGKGGVGKTSLAAWTADWLARNGKNVWLVDADTALSLGQASGVALDQLPQPLIQREDLVRERIHAGGFLNLNPDVGDLPEELAVDVPLGGEPVAGMAPGRKRLLVMGAVTNAGGGCACDANALLKALLAHIVMDRDEWVLVDIEAGVEHLGRGTVTHVDGLVIVSEPSMRSLQTGAEVGRMASDLGLTNQALVLNRHAGGQPPDLDGLPEWSLSIPPLNGLVGRQMTDASVLSLPEVDRLDGYIEELLSRLSP; encoded by the coding sequence ATGAAAATAGCATTTGCCGGGAAAGGTGGGGTTGGTAAAACCTCGTTGGCAGCGTGGACTGCCGACTGGCTGGCCCGGAACGGGAAGAATGTCTGGTTGGTGGATGCGGATACCGCGTTGTCGCTGGGGCAGGCCTCTGGCGTGGCGTTGGATCAGTTACCGCAGCCACTCATTCAGCGAGAGGATTTGGTGCGGGAACGTATTCATGCCGGGGGATTTCTGAATTTGAACCCGGACGTCGGAGATCTGCCTGAAGAACTGGCCGTGGATGTGCCGTTGGGTGGAGAGCCGGTTGCCGGCATGGCACCGGGGCGCAAGCGGCTTCTCGTTATGGGTGCCGTGACCAATGCGGGCGGCGGTTGTGCCTGTGACGCCAATGCGTTGTTAAAGGCTTTGTTGGCGCATATTGTCATGGATCGGGACGAGTGGGTTTTGGTGGACATTGAAGCCGGTGTCGAACATCTGGGACGTGGAACCGTGACTCACGTGGATGGATTGGTGATTGTGTCCGAGCCGTCCATGAGGAGTCTGCAGACCGGTGCCGAGGTGGGGCGCATGGCTTCTGATCTCGGATTGACCAATCAGGCTTTGGTCCTCAATCGACACGCAGGTGGACAACCACCGGATTTGGACGGTTTGCCGGAGTGGTCGCTTTCCATTCCTCCACTTAATGGATTAGTGGGACGACAGATGACGGATGCCTCAGTTTTGTCATTGCCGGAAGTCGATCGTCTGGATGGATATATTGAGGAGCTGCTTAGTCGTTTGAGTCCGTAG
- a CDS encoding TerC family protein — MIEGLWTLENLIALITLAGLEIVLGIDNIVFVVVVTNKLPEASRNAARRLGIGLAMFTRIALLLAISAIMGLTAPLFTVFEQIVSGRDVVLLTGGLFLLAKATHEIHDKLEGPGFEEGHVRSQYSYTSAIIQILLLDLVFSLDSVITAVGMAQHIGVMVAAIVIAVIVMLLFAGPVSEFVSNHPTVQMLAFSFLLLVGIFLMAEGMHKHIDRGYIYFAMAFSLFVEFLNLKMKKRRKAALSGS; from the coding sequence ATGATTGAAGGATTATGGACGCTGGAAAACCTTATCGCTCTGATCACGCTGGCCGGTCTGGAAATCGTGCTCGGCATTGATAACATAGTGTTTGTCGTGGTTGTCACCAACAAATTGCCCGAGGCATCGAGAAATGCCGCCCGACGGCTCGGCATCGGGTTGGCCATGTTTACTCGCATCGCGCTTCTGCTTGCCATCTCTGCGATCATGGGATTGACCGCACCATTGTTCACCGTATTCGAACAGATTGTATCCGGCCGAGACGTAGTGTTGCTGACAGGTGGACTTTTTCTGCTGGCAAAAGCGACGCATGAAATACACGATAAATTGGAAGGGCCAGGATTTGAGGAAGGACATGTTCGCTCGCAGTATTCATACACTAGCGCAATTATCCAAATACTTCTGCTTGATCTCGTTTTTTCGCTCGACTCGGTTATTACTGCCGTGGGTATGGCCCAGCATATTGGCGTTATGGTTGCTGCAATCGTTATTGCGGTGATTGTGATGCTGTTGTTTGCCGGGCCGGTCAGTGAGTTCGTGTCCAATCACCCGACAGTACAGATGCTTGCTTTTTCCTTCCTGCTGTTGGTTGGTATTTTCCTTATGGCCGAAGGCATGCATAAACATATTGATCGTGGGTATATTTATTTTGCCATGGCTTTTTCGTTGTTTGTGGAATTCTTGAATTTGAAGATGAAGAAGAGAAGGAAGGCTGCGCTTTCAGGCAGCTGA
- a CDS encoding response regulator, producing the protein MSSQKVLVVEDHRDTRELLKYNLSAAGFDVAAAEDGQLGLNLAQAFKPDIILLDLMMPGTDGLEVCRQLKGDPGLARIPVIILTAKGEEVDKIVGLELGADDYVVKPFSPRELVLRIKAILRRHGAPEPNAPKFWEREGLKIDFEAHQISIDDEETSLTATEFKLLTVLISGAGKVQTRDNLLDTVWDTHFEGYSRTVDTHVRRLRQKLGPYASWIETIRGVGYRFKA; encoded by the coding sequence GTGTCATCCCAAAAAGTTTTGGTGGTTGAAGATCACAGAGATACTCGCGAACTGCTCAAATACAATCTGTCAGCAGCAGGTTTTGATGTTGCGGCCGCAGAAGATGGGCAGTTGGGACTCAACCTCGCTCAGGCATTCAAACCAGATATTATCCTTCTCGACCTCATGATGCCGGGCACAGACGGTTTAGAGGTCTGCCGCCAACTCAAAGGCGACCCGGGGCTGGCCCGCATACCTGTCATCATACTCACCGCCAAAGGAGAAGAAGTCGACAAGATCGTAGGCCTTGAGCTTGGTGCTGACGACTACGTCGTTAAACCATTTTCTCCGCGGGAGTTGGTTTTACGCATAAAGGCTATACTTCGCCGGCATGGTGCCCCGGAACCAAACGCCCCCAAATTCTGGGAACGTGAGGGACTCAAGATTGATTTTGAAGCACACCAAATTTCCATTGACGATGAAGAGACCTCACTCACTGCCACGGAATTCAAACTCCTGACCGTGCTTATTTCTGGCGCAGGAAAAGTCCAGACACGCGATAATCTGCTCGACACTGTCTGGGATACGCACTTCGAAGGATATTCCCGAACAGTCGATACGCACGTCAGGCGACTCCGCCAAAAACTCGGCCCCTATGCCTCATGGATAGAAACCATCCGAGGAGTTGGTTACCGCTTCAAGGCCTAA